TAATGATTGGATTGCTGCGTTTGTTACTTTTCAGCAACCAGCCAACCTGCTCATCTTTGTACATCAGTTCATGAGATTCTCCGACCTCAATAGGTGTTTCAGAATCGCCGCAAAGTATCTTCTTTGAAACTCCAATTGTCGGAATGTCCATGACCGCACCAAAATAAGTAGCCATTCCTGCTTTTATCGGATGGTTGATGCCGCAGGAATCAAACACAATTATATCTGGCTTACTTTCAAGTTCCATAAAAACAGATGCAATGGCTTTTCCTTCCCTGAAGTTCAGGTAAGTTGGAATATACGGAAAAGCAACCTTTTGCACGATGTATTTCTTTTCAATGATTTCAAGGGTATCATAGTCCAGAACAGGCATGGCACAGACGATCCTGTCGTCAAAATATGCGCAGTCTACGCCTGCTATCTTTTCTATTTTTCCAAAGCCATCTTCAAGACTTAACTTCTCAATGGCTTTGTTCTGGAGGACTCTGAGTTCCTCCAGTGTGCGTGAAGAGGGGTTGAACCAGTGATCCAGTTCGCTATTATTCAATAGTTGCCCTCACAGTAGTGAACACAGGTCCACGGATGTCGATCTTCTTCTTGTTGCTTGTGATGAAGCGCTGTGCAAGTGGTTCAAGGCGGATGTTTATCTCAGAAGGAACCTTCACGATCCTGACCCTTGTCTCAACTTCGCTCTCACCGTTTGCAATTGCATTCTCAATGTCCTTTGCAGCCTGGCAGGCAAATGCATCAAGGAATGTAACGCCGGTTCTTGCAGAGTGGTTCTCAAGTACATTCTTCCATTTCTTGTTGTCAGGTACTCCGAGGATGTCGTTCTCATAAGCAACGATCTCATTAAACACTGCAGGACCACAGAGCTTTGTTTCCTCTTCCGGCTCGACAACAGCGACCTTCACTGTCTTTCCGTTGATCGTTCCTTCCCATGCAGGGAACTCACATGGACTTGGAGTTGAACCATGTTCCTTACAGACAGCCACAATAGCCTTTACGATCTCCTGACCTTCTGCGGTTTCAGGTACACTTGCAACTTTGACGTTCTTTGCAAGCTCGTTGTCGGTCATCTTCCACTCAGAATACTGTGTAATCTGCGGGTATGTGAGTGAACGGATGTCAGTTGCATCGTGGAGTATCATAGCAAGCCTTTCCACGCCAAGTCCGAGGTTCATCACAGGATATGGTATATTGTACTGTGAGAGGGCGATAGGAGAGTAAATACCAAAGGTTGCTATCTCTATCCATCCGTCTGAATATTTCGTCTTAGAACCCACTAGATTTGGATGGTAAGCAAATACCTCTATCTGAGTGTCAGGTACGTAGTATTTGCTGCGCTTGTCATCCGGCCTGAACATGAACTTTTCAAAACCGAACTGTGAAAGTAATCCCTGTGCCACTGCTTTTCCGTGGTCTATGGTCACGTTCTCATCCATTATAACACAGGATGCAGAGTAGTAGGTCATAAGACGTGCCGCATCTTCATCCTGCTCTCTCCTGAAACAGCGGTCAATTGAGAAGAAGTTAAAAGGCGGGTTTGCACGCTCGATTATAGATGAAAGGCTGATAAACCATCCTGAAGTCATGTGACTTCTGAGAGTCTTCTTGGTTGCCTGTGGAATAAGTTCTTTGAATTCCGGGAAGACCTGATCGATCATCTCAACTACAAGTGAGTCTGAGATATTGATGCTGGCTGCGATCTCAGGTACGAGGTCATCTCCCTCAACATCTCCCTTCTTGTATGCGTGAAGAACCTTTCTGATGGTCTCAATAGCTTCGTCATCAACTCCTCCGAGTATCTTCTTGATCTCAGCAATACGCTCGTCTGAGATGCCTACATTCGGACGTGGAAGTCCTGCAAGGTAGAAACACCTGTCAAGGACAGCCAGTGCCTCATGGCTGAACTGTTTGTGAACCTCTCTCTCATCAACAATTAGTGGGTTCATCATTTCTTCAAATCCCATCCTAAGGTAAGCATCACGAAGTTTTGAGATCGTATCATAGACTGGGTGTGGCTTGCCGTATTTGATGGTCATGTGCGGGTACTGATCATTCAGCTTTGACTCGCTGATGTACTCTGCACCCTTATTCCATGCAGCATCAAAATCCTCGCTTGCTGCTTTTTTAATATCATCAGGGTTGAATTTCATTTATATTCCTCGTAATATGTGTAAATATGTTATTGTGATCTTGAAATTGAAAGCAGATAATTCAGGCAGACCGACCAATTGCCTAATTTATTCTATTCTCTAATTCCTTCATTGCCTTTTCCAGCTTTTGCTGCCTCATGGCATTTGTAAGGTCGCCTCTGGTCTTCTCTATGATCGATCTTGTAACATCGGTCTTGTGCCGCAGTCCTTTGGTCATAGCATCCGGATAATCGAACATCATGAGACAGTTGTATATCTCTTCCATAAGACTCAGATATTTTTCTCCTTCTTCAGGCATGTCCTTTCTTATCAGGTCAAGGATGTGTCGTCTGAGTTCCCCTCCAACATCACCCAGTCCGTTCAGATATGCCACATCGCTGACATTGAGTTCCTGAGGTCCGGGCACTTCTTTGTCTTCACCGCTGAGTATGTTGTATATCACAAGACACTCAACAAATTCCTGCTGCGCGTGTTCCAGAAAGCCGGAATAGTATATATCAGGATGATCCGCAAGCAATGTGTTCATTTTCTCTGTCATTTTCATGGCTTCGGATATCAGCTTCTTAGCCTTATCAAAATCCCTGTTATGTATGCTGTACATCGCTGTCCTGCAGTTGCGCACAACGTCTCTGGAAATTGCCAGACTGCTCTCTCTTGCTTTGTCTTTTTCCTCAAAGCTGTCTTTAATACTGCAGGATATATTGTAGATCATTCCAATCCTTTAGTTCATTTACAGCTTGATATAAACAGTTTTTCAAAAGCGTGGATAAAAACAGTGATATTTTGGATACGAAATATCCAATTCAAAGTTAAAAAAGGTAAAAAAGCGAACAATCAGATTGTTCGTTCTACTCATCGACCGGAATGGTCTCGAGCTGGCTTGCGACATCCCATATGAGTGTTCTTGTGTGAACAGGGATGTTAGGGTCGTTGCTGATATCCTCAAGAATGGATATGCTTGATGATGTTCTCAAAAAGAGTGGTTCATCTTTCTTACTTAATGTTTCCAGAATATCATTTGCAGAACGCCTAATGTTCCTTGGTACTGAATTATCGTTTGCGATATATTCTAATTTTTGTTTGCATTCTTCAATGACTTGATCAAAACTTGACATATAGGATCACCTTGATAACTTTGAAATCAAAATAGGGTTGCTCAATTTATCCCTAAATAATTATATTCTATAAAAAGACTTTCATTGGTATATATGTTTTGAGAAAAAGGAGATAACATGTCAAACACTGATGATGAAAATGTACAAAAAATATCCCGAATGCTTGAGATTGGTGCAACAATGCTTGCACAACATTGCGACAACTGTGGTGCCCCACTCTTCCGCTATCAGGGGAGGGTACTATGCCCAGTTTGTGATGATGTCCGGGACCCTCGGGGAAGCATGCAGCCACGATCTGCTCCGGCAGTTCCCACAAAACCAAAAACAGAAGTTTCTCCAGTAGAAACAAAGGAATCTCAAGTTGCGGCAGTCCCCAAAACCACACCTTCAATACCTCCACATGAAGAAGCATCTTTGGATAGGTCTCCTTCAATTCCGGCATCAATTCCCGAACTGGAAACTCTGCTTGTCAGAAAAATGGTGTCACTTGCAAACGCAATGCAGGATGAGACAGATGTGAGGCGAATATCCGATCATCTGGATATGATAGAGCGCTGCATGGATATCATGAATAAAATGAAGTGATCAGGTTATTTGTGATTTCGTTAGTGGGATTTCCTTTGTAGAAATCCCTCCATTAATATTTTGAGTATGCAAGTCGGTTTGTCAGGTCAACATATTCTATTTCATATAATGACTAATTTGAGTCATCCTGAAGGGTCCGGCGAAGCCGGCGTTTTCCAACTAGACTGAATTAAAAATGTATGTGATGCACGAAGATGCCTTCTTGACCGCACTTCCGCATAATTATCCATATAACCGTAATAATCTTCTTCATGGCAGCATCGGAATGTGCCGCCTTCGGCGGATGGTTACTTTATTTTTAGAACTCAGCGCTTATACTCACTGCCAATTATCTCTCTGATCTTGGCTGCTGTCTTAGGTCCGACATTGTTGACCTCAAGCAGTTCTTCATAACTTGCTTTCATCACATTTTCCACGGAACCAAAATGTTTCAGCAGATTTCTGGCTGCTTTCGGACCAATTTCAGATATTGAAGATACAACATACTCTTGCTGCTGCGGCAACATGGCTGCTGCCTTCTTCCCGTGCATATTCACTTCGCGTTTCTCATCAACCTGCTCTCTCTTTGCTATCTGCTGCAAGAGGGCAGCAGTATCTTCCGGGTCGCGCGTATAGAATATCGAAACTCCAAAATCCAGTGATATTGATGACAGGGTTCCATGTATTGCATTCGGACTAATTCCTCTGCAATTGAAGAGGCTTTCACCCTCGATGATGAGTATTGGTTTTTCGTAAGCTCTTGAGAGATTAGCTATCTGCTCGAACAGTTTTTGCTCAATAAGCGAACCCACAAAGTCCTGAGTATCTTTCCTTTCCGCAGCAATGCGGTCACTCAGGATGTAATCTCCAACTTCCAGCGTCTTTACTACTATCTCAACACCACTTCTGTCAAGTGAACGGGCAACAGAACTTCGAATCTCACGCTGGTCTACAACAATTTTGATATTATCCTTGTTTTCAGGTTTTGAATTCTCGTTGTCATCATATTCCAACAACGTTTTCTGGTCATTCCCGTTGCTATCCAGCATGAACTCTTCTTCAATTGAGCTGTTCTTTCTTGCCGGCATAGCTGACTGAAGCTCTCTCATGTTGTTCTGCATTTTCCTTTCCTTTGAAAGGCTGCTCCAGTAGTATCCTTCATCCCTGGTGCCTTTGGTAACAAGCACAACAACACGACCTTCATGCTTTCTTCCGGTTCGCCCTTTTCTCTGGATACTTCTAATTTCAGAGGGTATAGGTTCGTAAAACAGCACAAGGTCTGTGGATGGAATATCAAGGCCTTCTTCTGCAACAGAGGTTGCCACAAGCACGTTATAATCCCCAGCTTTGAACTGCTCGATGATCTCAACCTGTTGCTTCTGTGTCAGTCCTTTATCCTTGTATTTTGATGCCTGTCCCACAAATCTCACAGGTCTTATGCCTTCGACTTCAGCGAGCGCTTTTGTAAGCATCTCAGCAGTATCACGATAATTTGCAAAAACAATAACTCTGGAGTGTGGTTTATTCTCAAGTTCATTGAGAACTATATCTTTCACATATTCCAGCTTAGGATGCTCAAGGTCGCAGTCTCTCAAGCGGTGCACGACCTGTCTAATGTAGAGGTCTTCTGCAAGTCGCTTTGATGCCTTGCTTCCGCTTTTAGAACCAGCTTCATTGTCAAGTCTCTCCATGTACATACGGAGTGCTTCAAGTCCCTGTGTTTCCGTAATTTCTACGGCGTGGCTTACTTTCAGTATCTCTGCAAGCAAGGAAATAGCACTGTAAACCGAAGTATCAGGCATCCCTCCTCTGAGTTCTCCCTGAAGCTTTGCCTGCAATCCAAGCAGGTCTTTTTTAGAAACAAATCTCTGGTTGTATATGGGATAACCAAGCTCAGTGAGCTTCTTGTACCTATCTTCAAGAACCTTATTTAGCAGGTCTTTTATCTCTTTCATCTCGTCAGGAAGGTTGATGCGCTTCCATTCGATCTCTTTTTTATGAATGTAAGGTTTGACATCGCTGTCTGATTCAGTTTTAACCGCAACCGACTCGATGTGAAGTGATTCACAGACCTCTGCTATCTTCTCGTCCGAACTTCCGGGACTTGCAGTTATGCCAAGACAAAGAGGACTTTTTGCGGTTTCAAAATACTTCTCTGCAATATAAGTATAAGCATAATTTCCAACTGAACGGTGCGCCTCATCAAATGTGATGTGTGTGACATCTTCAAGGCTTATCCTTTTGGTCAGTATGTCATTCTCAATGACCTGCGGAGTGGAAATGATAACTTTGCCTGTTTTCCAGAGTTCTGACCTTTTCTCAGGAGTAACACTGCCTGTGAAAGTGAGGACTTCTTCCTCCGGAATATTCATGACGTTTCTGAAAAAGGATGCATGCTGCTCCACAAGAGGTTTTGTAGGCGAGAGCACCATAACTTTTCCGCCTAATTTTTCAAGGCGTGATGCCATTACAAGAAGACACACGACAGTTTTTCCTAACCCTGTTGGTAATACTACAAGCGTGGAAACATCAAGAGCCTTGCCTGCCAGGTCAAGCTGATATAGCCTCTGCTCCACAGTATCTGCTTTTATCAAAGGATGCTTGATATATTCCGGCATGTTACCATACTTGCAATGTTTGCATGTTCACCATTCTTTCTACATTAAGTGTCTGGCTTTGCATTATATACTTTCTTCAGACTTTTAAAGCTGAGCTAAGCATGGTGAAAGTATTGTTTAATTTCGGAAACGGGAAATGAAGTAATAATGTAAAAGAAAAAAAGAACAGAAAATGAATTTAGAGTGCCTTTCCAGCACTCTCAAAGTCCTTACCCATGTATATCATTTCATAGACAAGGTCTGCAATTCCGTCAATAAGTGCACGGACCTGCTTCATGCTGTCCCTGTCCCTGATGGTGACGGTGTTGTCTTCCAGTGTGTCATAGTCGATTGTGATGGAGTATGGGGTTCCAATCTCATCGTTCCTTCTGTAGCGTCTTCCGATTGTTCCGGAATCATCGTAGGAAACAAGCAGACCTTTCTGCTTCAACTGAGCTTCTATCTGTCTTGCAGGGTTGATGAGTTCTTCCCTTGTAAGCAGCGGAAGAATTGCAACCTGTACCGGAGCAACTTCCTTCTTGAATCTCAGGACAATCCTTGCTTCAGCGTCTTCGTCCTCAGCTTCTTCCTTGCCGCTGACCATTTCCTCTTCAAATGCGTGTTCCATGGTTGAGTAGAATATTCTGTCAATACCATAGGATGGCTCGATAACATGAGGGATGACATTTTCTCCGCTTATCTTCACCGTTTCCTCTGCAAACTCTACAATGTCTCCAGATACGGTAACTTCTTCTCCGTCAACTGTTACTGTGATATTCTCCTGTTCCAGTTCTGCCTGACCAAGTGCCTTGAGTGCATCAGCAACAGCTTTTGCTTTTCCCTTGAAGAGTGGACCGAGTTTGCCCATGTTTGGCTTGACGACGAATTGGGTAACCATCTTAGGTTCGCTGTATTCCCTGTAAATTGAGAGTTCGGTCTTGCTCACAGCTGCATGTGCCTTCAGGTCATAGTCTGTCCTGTCTGCAATTCCTACAACTTCGACCCAGTCAAACCTTTCAGTCTGGATCTCAGCATCCCAGCAGTCGATTGCATAGTGTGCCATCTCATCTTTCTGGTGCTGCCTGAATCTAAGCTTGTCTGCTGCAATTCCAATGCGCTGGAGGAAGTGATTTGTAAGTCCTATCTGGTAAGCAAGGAACTCGTGGGCAATTATACCTTTCTCAACTGCTTCACCGAGGGTCATTTTCTCAATAACGCCTTTATGCTGTGCTTCTTCTGAGTAAAGGTTGACAACTGTGTCAGCAAACCTGCCGAAGTTTGCGTGTTTCTTGTCGTTAGGGTCAATGAATATCTCGGCTTCTGCCTGTGTGAATTCCCTGAGCCTGATAACTCCCTGTCTTGGTGATATCTCGTTACGGTAGGATTTACCTATCTGAGTGGCACCGAACGGGAGTTTTTCACGGTAGAATCTTGCAAGTCTTAAGAAGTCAACGAACATTCCCTGTGCGGTTTCAGGACGCATGTATCCCTGTCTTCCTGCACCCGGGCCGATGTTTGTTTTGAACATCAGGTTAAACTCATAAGCTTCCCCGAGCTCTCCTTCACATTCCGGACACCTGACATTGTTCTCTGCTATTACTTTGTCAAGGTCTTTGACGCTAAGTGCGTCAGCACAGTCAACCATCTTGTCCACAAGGTGGTCTGCCCTGAAAGCTTCTCCACAGCTCTTACATTCACAGAGCGGGTCTGAGAATCCGCCAACGTGGCCGGATGCCACAAATACTTCTTCGATTCCGATAGTAGGAGCTTCGATCTCCATGAAACCTTCCTGTACGACATAGGTTTCTCTCCAGATCTGCTCGATCCTGCGTTTCAGTGTGCTTCCAAGTGGTCCGTAATCGTAAAATCCGGCGGTACCTCCGTAAAGCTCAAAAGAGTTCCACAAAAATCCGCGACGTTTTGCCAGTTCTATTACCTGCTCGTATTTATCCATGAATGCTCCTCGATAATTTGTGTATATCTATGATTCTTATGAGTTCATCGATATGCCCATTGCATTTAACGGTAACGAAAGCAATTTTAAAACACCTATGTTCATAAATTCCAAATCCATGTAGTAATATCATATTTTTATAATCGCAATTATTATATGTGTGTTCATATATTGTATGTTTGAGCAAGGTCGAATCTCAATCAAATCATATCATATCGTACCACCATCTTAAATATGATTCAATTGGTCATTTCAACACTGGCCTTGCTCTTCCTATCCAACTTTTTGATATTGGTTACTATTTCTCCGATAGTGTTTTTTGTTGATGGGCTACTATTTGTTTTATTCTCGATAGTTATTTTCAATTATCTCAGGCTTTGTGTAGTGTTACACACGTCAAAAAAGAATGCATTTGTGAATAGTAAACAAAACCCCTTTGTTTCCACTGGAGTATAAAATATATACTATGATAAATAAAAATCAATTGAAAAATAAAAAGTAAATGATAAGTGCTCTTATAATTTGAGCACTTCTTCCGGTGTCATTCCGCCATGAACTATCTTGGATATGTCGGACACCAATTTAGTAGGATTCTCAGACTGGAACACATTTCTTCCGATAGCGACTCCTTTTCCTCCTGCCTGGAGTGAATCGTAGATCATTTCAAGAAGCTGCTGTTCGGTATCCATTCTCGGGCCGCCTGCGATAACAACTGGTACAGGACATCCGCTGACAACTTCCTTGAATGTGTCAATGTCACCAGTGTAATTTGTCTTGACGATGTCTGCTCCAAGTTCTGCTCCGATCCTTGCTGCGTGCTTTACATACTCAACATCGTGTTCGGAGGTTACCTTTGGTCCTCTTGGGTACATCATTGCAAGAAGCGGCATTCCCCACTCATCGCACTGGCGGGCAACATATCCCATGTCCTGAAGCATTTCTGCTTCATCGTCAGCACCAACGTTTACGTGAATTGATACTGCATCTGCACCGACTTTGATGGCTTCTTCAATTGATGTGACAATGACCTTGTGGTTTGGGTCAGGTCCAAGTGATGTTGAAGCTGAGAGGTGTATGATAAGTCCAATGTCTCTTCCGTATCCGCGGTGGCCGTGTTTTGGAAGACCCATGTGTCCGAGAACTGCGTTTGCGCCGCCGTCTGCAACTTTGTTCACAGCAGAAGGCAGGTCAATAATTCCTTTTATAGGTCCTGCGCCCACACCGTGGTCCATTGGAATGATGATTGCATTTTTGGTATTACGATCGAAAATCCTTTCCATCCTGACAGATTTGCCTATTTCACTCATGTTTGCGTGATTGCTTTAATTATAGATAATCCTAACGTAGATGTGTCACCGTGTCACAGATTCTCATGTTGGTACTTTCCGCTGTATCCTTCGGTAAGCTCGCTGTGCAGGTCAAAGAATATCAGTTGCATTACACGTGCATTTCTTTTCAGCCTGAATCCATGAGGGTTGTAGACAACAAGCATAGATTCACTTCTTCCTCTGTATCCTGAATCCCACACAGCAGTTCCTATATTTGCACCGCATCTGAGTAAAGTGGATCTTGGCCTTGCGATTGCAGCCCTGTCAAGAGGAATATTGACTATTTCATTGAATGTTATTTTGTATACTCCGGGTTCTAAGTCTGCCCAGTCGTTCTCATCGAATTCAATTGGTTCTGTGGAAGGTGTTTCTCTTTCACTGTTGTCAAAATCAACTGCACCGGAGCTACTGTATGTCTCGATACCCTTGAGAGTTAGTTCAACACTGTTTGGTTGCAACTGTGTCTCAGTATCGATCATATTCTCTACAAGTGGTGTTTCACTGTTTATCAATTCCCTTAGTTCGTTTCTGGATAATAGGGCCATGATTCTAGGTTTGCATTATTGGATATATTGTTTGTGAGTATCATTTCTCAAAGTGTAAACGTAATTATTTACTTCTGTTATATTTGTAAACCAATTAATTTATATTTCTTAGCATACATTTGAAATATGGTGAGTTTGAGGGTGTGTCCGTAATCTCACTTCCTTTTAGAGGGGAGTTAGGTATGGAACACTGTACAGACTAAGAATCTAAAGCATTTAAAGGAGTGAATGATGTGAGTAGCACAGATTTAGTTAAGAATGGAGCCAGACCTGAGATCATGTTCCGTGTCAGTTTAAGCCCTGATGGAACTACCTATCAGAAA
The sequence above is a segment of the uncultured Methanolobus sp. genome. Coding sequences within it:
- a CDS encoding haloacid dehalogenase, which encodes MIYNISCSIKDSFEEKDKARESSLAISRDVVRNCRTAMYSIHNRDFDKAKKLISEAMKMTEKMNTLLADHPDIYYSGFLEHAQQEFVECLVIYNILSGEDKEVPGPQELNVSDVAYLNGLGDVGGELRRHILDLIRKDMPEEGEKYLSLMEEIYNCLMMFDYPDAMTKGLRHKTDVTRSIIEKTRGDLTNAMRQQKLEKAMKELENRIN
- a CDS encoding Sjogren's syndrome/scleroderma autoantigen 1 family protein codes for the protein MSNTDDENVQKISRMLEIGATMLAQHCDNCGAPLFRYQGRVLCPVCDDVRDPRGSMQPRSAPAVPTKPKTEVSPVETKESQVAAVPKTTPSIPPHEEASLDRSPSIPASIPELETLLVRKMVSLANAMQDETDVRRISDHLDMIERCMDIMNKMK
- a CDS encoding 2-amino-3,7-dideoxy-D-threo-hept-6-ulosonate synthase, encoding MSEIGKSVRMERIFDRNTKNAIIIPMDHGVGAGPIKGIIDLPSAVNKVADGGANAVLGHMGLPKHGHRGYGRDIGLIIHLSASTSLGPDPNHKVIVTSIEEAIKVGADAVSIHVNVGADDEAEMLQDMGYVARQCDEWGMPLLAMMYPRGPKVTSEHDVEYVKHAARIGAELGADIVKTNYTGDIDTFKEVVSGCPVPVVIAGGPRMDTEQQLLEMIYDSLQAGGKGVAIGRNVFQSENPTKLVSDISKIVHGGMTPEEVLKL
- a CDS encoding deoxyuridine 5'-triphosphate nucleotidohydrolase, translating into MALLSRNELRELINSETPLVENMIDTETQLQPNSVELTLKGIETYSSSGAVDFDNSERETPSTEPIEFDENDWADLEPGVYKITFNEIVNIPLDRAAIARPRSTLLRCGANIGTAVWDSGYRGRSESMLVVYNPHGFRLKRNARVMQLIFFDLHSELTEGYSGKYQHENL
- a CDS encoding UPF0147 family protein, producing MSSFDQVIEECKQKLEYIANDNSVPRNIRRSANDILETLSKKDEPLFLRTSSSISILEDISNDPNIPVHTRTLIWDVASQLETIPVDE
- the sepS gene encoding O-phosphoserine--tRNA ligase, producing MKFNPDDIKKAASEDFDAAWNKGAEYISESKLNDQYPHMTIKYGKPHPVYDTISKLRDAYLRMGFEEMMNPLIVDEREVHKQFSHEALAVLDRCFYLAGLPRPNVGISDERIAEIKKILGGVDDEAIETIRKVLHAYKKGDVEGDDLVPEIAASINISDSLVVEMIDQVFPEFKELIPQATKKTLRSHMTSGWFISLSSIIERANPPFNFFSIDRCFRREQDEDAARLMTYYSASCVIMDENVTIDHGKAVAQGLLSQFGFEKFMFRPDDKRSKYYVPDTQIEVFAYHPNLVGSKTKYSDGWIEIATFGIYSPIALSQYNIPYPVMNLGLGVERLAMILHDATDIRSLTYPQITQYSEWKMTDNELAKNVKVASVPETAEGQEIVKAIVAVCKEHGSTPSPCEFPAWEGTINGKTVKVAVVEPEEETKLCGPAVFNEIVAYENDILGVPDNKKWKNVLENHSARTGVTFLDAFACQAAKDIENAIANGESEVETRVRIVKVPSEINIRLEPLAQRFITSNKKKIDIRGPVFTTVRATIE
- a CDS encoding endonuclease V, yielding MNNSELDHWFNPSSRTLEELRVLQNKAIEKLSLEDGFGKIEKIAGVDCAYFDDRIVCAMPVLDYDTLEIIEKKYIVQKVAFPYIPTYLNFREGKAIASVFMELESKPDIIVFDSCGINHPIKAGMATYFGAVMDIPTIGVSKKILCGDSETPIEVGESHELMYKDEQVGWLLKSNKRSNPIIIAPGHKVSVESSLEIVKHCLKGYKLPEPTRLAHLYAAEAKKEILEQNDRN
- the glyS gene encoding glycine--tRNA ligase, giving the protein MDKYEQVIELAKRRGFLWNSFELYGGTAGFYDYGPLGSTLKRRIEQIWRETYVVQEGFMEIEAPTIGIEEVFVASGHVGGFSDPLCECKSCGEAFRADHLVDKMVDCADALSVKDLDKVIAENNVRCPECEGELGEAYEFNLMFKTNIGPGAGRQGYMRPETAQGMFVDFLRLARFYREKLPFGATQIGKSYRNEISPRQGVIRLREFTQAEAEIFIDPNDKKHANFGRFADTVVNLYSEEAQHKGVIEKMTLGEAVEKGIIAHEFLAYQIGLTNHFLQRIGIAADKLRFRQHQKDEMAHYAIDCWDAEIQTERFDWVEVVGIADRTDYDLKAHAAVSKTELSIYREYSEPKMVTQFVVKPNMGKLGPLFKGKAKAVADALKALGQAELEQENITVTVDGEEVTVSGDIVEFAEETVKISGENVIPHVIEPSYGIDRIFYSTMEHAFEEEMVSGKEEAEDEDAEARIVLRFKKEVAPVQVAILPLLTREELINPARQIEAQLKQKGLLVSYDDSGTIGRRYRRNDEIGTPYSITIDYDTLEDNTVTIRDRDSMKQVRALIDGIADLVYEMIYMGKDFESAGKAL
- a CDS encoding DEAD/DEAH box helicase, which produces MPEYIKHPLIKADTVEQRLYQLDLAGKALDVSTLVVLPTGLGKTVVCLLVMASRLEKLGGKVMVLSPTKPLVEQHASFFRNVMNIPEEEVLTFTGSVTPEKRSELWKTGKVIISTPQVIENDILTKRISLEDVTHITFDEAHRSVGNYAYTYIAEKYFETAKSPLCLGITASPGSSDEKIAEVCESLHIESVAVKTESDSDVKPYIHKKEIEWKRINLPDEMKEIKDLLNKVLEDRYKKLTELGYPIYNQRFVSKKDLLGLQAKLQGELRGGMPDTSVYSAISLLAEILKVSHAVEITETQGLEALRMYMERLDNEAGSKSGSKASKRLAEDLYIRQVVHRLRDCDLEHPKLEYVKDIVLNELENKPHSRVIVFANYRDTAEMLTKALAEVEGIRPVRFVGQASKYKDKGLTQKQQVEIIEQFKAGDYNVLVATSVAEEGLDIPSTDLVLFYEPIPSEIRSIQRKGRTGRKHEGRVVVLVTKGTRDEGYYWSSLSKERKMQNNMRELQSAMPARKNSSIEEEFMLDSNGNDQKTLLEYDDNENSKPENKDNIKIVVDQREIRSSVARSLDRSGVEIVVKTLEVGDYILSDRIAAERKDTQDFVGSLIEQKLFEQIANLSRAYEKPILIIEGESLFNCRGISPNAIHGTLSSISLDFGVSIFYTRDPEDTAALLQQIAKREQVDEKREVNMHGKKAAAMLPQQQEYVVSSISEIGPKAARNLLKHFGSVENVMKASYEELLEVNNVGPKTAAKIREIIGSEYKR